From Staphylococcus sp. M0911, a single genomic window includes:
- a CDS encoding Mur ligase family protein, whose product MRQWTATHLAKLARKASRAVGKNGTDLPGQIARRVDQNILRKLSEQVDDIVFISGTNGKTTTSNLIGHTLKANQIDIIHNNEGANMAAGITSAFIMQTTKQTKIAIIEIDEGSIPRVLKEVTPSMMVFTNFFRDQMDRFGEIDIMVNNIAKSISDKGIKLLLNADDPFVSRLKIASETRVYYGMKAHAHEFEQSTMNESRYCPNCGRLLKYDYIHYNQIGHYHCECGFKREQPKYEVSSFETSPFLKLNIGEATFNMKIAGDFNAYNALAAYTVLRELGLNDTSIQKGFETYTSDNGRMQYFSLNQKEAMINLAKNPAGMNASLSVGEQLKGRKVYVISLNDNAADGRDTSWIYDADFEKLSNQDIETIIVTGNRAEELQLRLKLAEVDVPVILERDIYKATAKTMDFTGFTVAIPNYTSLSPMLEQLNRSFEGGQS is encoded by the coding sequence ATGAGACAATGGACTGCAACCCATTTAGCGAAGTTAGCGCGCAAGGCCAGTAGAGCCGTGGGTAAAAATGGAACTGACTTACCAGGTCAAATCGCACGTAGAGTGGATCAAAATATATTAAGAAAATTATCAGAACAAGTTGATGATATTGTCTTCATAAGTGGTACAAACGGTAAAACAACAACATCTAACTTAATTGGACATACATTAAAGGCCAACCAAATTGATATTATTCATAACAATGAAGGTGCCAATATGGCAGCAGGTATTACGTCTGCCTTTATTATGCAAACAACAAAGCAAACTAAAATTGCAATTATTGAAATAGACGAAGGCTCTATACCGAGAGTACTTAAAGAAGTAACACCTTCTATGATGGTATTTACAAACTTCTTCAGAGATCAGATGGACCGTTTTGGTGAAATAGACATCATGGTCAATAATATCGCTAAATCAATTAGTGATAAAGGTATCAAATTATTATTAAATGCGGATGATCCATTCGTTAGCCGACTTAAGATTGCAAGTGAGACTCGAGTTTATTATGGTATGAAAGCACATGCTCATGAATTTGAACAAAGTACAATGAATGAAAGTAGATATTGTCCTAACTGTGGCCGTTTACTTAAATATGATTACATACATTATAATCAAATTGGTCATTATCATTGTGAATGCGGCTTTAAACGTGAACAACCTAAATATGAAGTATCTTCTTTCGAAACATCACCATTCCTTAAATTAAATATAGGAGAGGCAACGTTTAATATGAAGATTGCTGGTGATTTTAATGCATATAATGCACTTGCAGCATATACTGTGTTAAGAGAATTAGGATTAAATGATACATCTATTCAAAAAGGATTTGAAACATATACATCTGACAATGGTCGTATGCAGTATTTTTCATTAAATCAAAAAGAAGCGATGATTAACTTAGCTAAAAATCCAGCTGGAATGAATGCAAGTTTATCAGTCGGCGAACAATTAAAAGGACGTAAAGTATATGTTATCAGTTTAAATGATAATGCTGCGGATGGTAGAGATACGTCATGGATTTATGATGCGGACTTTGAAAAACTAAGTAATCAAGATATTGAAACGATTATCGTTACAGGTAATCGTGCTGAAGAATTACAATTAAGATTAAAATTAGCTGAAGTGGATGTACCTGTTATCCTTGAAAGGGATATATATAAAGCAACTGCTAAAACAATGGACTTTACAGGATTTACAGTAGCGATTCCTAACTATACTTCATTATCACCAATGCTAGAACAATTGAATCGTTCTTTTGAAGGAGGACAATCATAA
- a CDS encoding type 1 glutamine amidotransferase — protein sequence MNHELTIYHFMSDKLNLYSDIGNIIALKIRAKKRNIKVNVVEINETEGVTFDDCDIFFIGGGSDREQSLATKQLSKIKTPLKEAIEDGMPGLTICGGYQFLGTKYITPDGTELEGLGILDFYTESREDRLTGDIIIESDTFGTIVGFENHGGRTYHQFGTLGRVTHGYGNNDTDRKEGIHYKNLLGTYLHGPILPKNHEVTDYLLEKACERKGIPFEPKELDNTEEEAAKQVLIDRANKSK from the coding sequence ATGAATCACGAATTAACGATTTATCATTTTATGTCCGATAAATTAAATTTATATAGCGATATTGGCAATATTATTGCATTAAAAATAAGAGCCAAAAAAAGAAATATTAAAGTGAATGTTGTAGAAATTAATGAAACAGAGGGTGTAACCTTTGATGATTGTGACATCTTCTTTATTGGCGGGGGAAGTGACCGTGAACAATCACTAGCTACAAAACAATTGAGTAAAATTAAAACCCCATTAAAAGAAGCAATTGAGGATGGTATGCCTGGATTAACTATATGTGGTGGATATCAATTTCTAGGAACTAAATATATTACACCAGATGGTACAGAGTTAGAAGGTTTAGGTATTTTAGATTTTTATACTGAATCTAGAGAAGACCGATTAACAGGTGATATCATTATCGAAAGTGATACATTTGGAACTATTGTTGGCTTTGAAAATCACGGGGGAAGAACTTATCATCAATTTGGTACTTTAGGTCGAGTGACACATGGTTATGGTAATAATGATACGGATCGTAAAGAGGGTATCCATTATAAGAATTTACTAGGAACTTATTTACATGGTCCAATTTTACCTAAAAACCATGAAGTAACTGATTATTTATTAGAGAAAGCTTGTGAAAGAAAAGGTATTCCGTTTGAACCCAAAGAATTAGATAATACTGAAGAAGAAGCAGCCAAACAAGTTTTAATAGATCGTGCAAATAAAAGTAAATAA
- a CDS encoding aromatic acid exporter family protein has translation MLNEKWYKNLIGARTIKTGLATFFTTVFCMLLNLTPIFAILTAIVTIEPTAKASIKKGYRRLPATVIGALFAVVFTFIFGDQSPFAYALSATLTILACTKLNLQVGTTVAVLTSVAMIPGIHEAYVFNFFSRLLTALIGLVTAGLVNFMILPPKYYNQLEDHLYDSEEKMYALFNQRCHELLLGRFQSDKSNKKIIRISNLNQKIDMLTGYQRDELTYHQNKADDWKKLNKLTNRAYTNRLLMTHLANIIYLPKDAHVFFTPEEKMAILKISTSISQILCDGTFRRERQSASTLKSSVKQLEEFDQNQIKSHLIYEILLIYKILDHRYA, from the coding sequence ATGTTGAATGAAAAATGGTATAAAAATCTTATTGGTGCTCGCACTATCAAGACAGGTTTAGCTACATTTTTTACGACTGTCTTTTGTATGTTATTAAATCTTACACCAATATTTGCCATATTAACTGCAATTGTAACAATTGAACCTACTGCTAAGGCCTCAATTAAAAAAGGGTATCGCCGTTTACCTGCTACAGTTATTGGCGCATTATTTGCAGTTGTATTTACTTTTATATTTGGGGATCAGTCACCATTTGCTTATGCATTAAGTGCAACATTGACAATTTTAGCCTGTACTAAACTGAATTTACAGGTAGGTACAACGGTCGCTGTATTAACGTCAGTTGCAATGATACCAGGTATACATGAAGCGTATGTATTTAATTTCTTTTCACGTTTACTAACCGCCTTAATTGGTTTAGTGACAGCAGGTCTAGTCAATTTTATGATTTTACCACCTAAATATTATAATCAGTTAGAAGATCATCTTTACGATTCTGAAGAAAAAATGTACGCACTATTTAATCAACGGTGTCATGAATTGTTGCTTGGTCGCTTTCAATCGGATAAAAGTAATAAAAAGATTATCCGAATCAGTAATTTAAACCAAAAAATTGATATGCTAACTGGCTATCAACGTGATGAACTTACTTATCATCAGAACAAGGCAGACGATTGGAAAAAATTAAATAAATTAACTAATAGAGCTTATACTAATCGATTACTGATGACCCATTTAGCAAACATTATATATTTACCTAAAGATGCACACGTATTCTTTACACCTGAAGAAAAAATGGCAATTCTAAAAATCAGTACAAGTATTAGCCAAATCCTATGTGATGGTACATTTAGACGTGAGCGACAATCCGCTTCAACACTAAAATCTTCAGTTAAACAACTAGAAGAATTTGACCAAAATCAAATTAAAAGTCATCTTATATACGAAATATTGTTAATCTATAAAATATTAGACCATCGTTATGCATAA
- the map gene encoding type I methionyl aminopeptidase yields MIVKTDEELQALKEIGYICAKVRDTMQAETKPGVTTKELDNIAKVLFEEHGAISAPIHDENFPGQTCISVNEEVAHGIPGKRVIREGDLVNIDVSALKNGYYADTGISFVVGEASDPMKQKVCDVATMAFENAMAKVKPGTKLSNIGKAVHATARQNDLTVIKNLTGHGVGQSLHEAPNHVMNYYDPKDKTLLKEGLVIAVEPFISSKATFVTEGKNEWAFETRDKSYVAQIEHTVIVTKEGPLLTTKIED; encoded by the coding sequence ATGATTGTAAAAACAGATGAGGAATTACAAGCTTTAAAAGAGATTGGCTATATTTGTGCAAAAGTTAGAGACACAATGCAAGCCGAGACTAAACCAGGTGTTACGACAAAAGAGTTAGACAATATTGCTAAAGTGTTATTCGAAGAACATGGTGCAATTTCAGCGCCAATTCATGATGAGAATTTTCCAGGACAGACATGTATCAGTGTCAACGAAGAAGTTGCACATGGTATACCTGGAAAACGTGTGATTCGTGAAGGTGACTTAGTTAATATTGATGTTTCTGCATTGAAAAATGGCTATTATGCCGACACAGGTATTTCATTTGTGGTAGGAGAAGCAAGTGATCCTATGAAACAAAAAGTGTGTGATGTTGCTACAATGGCATTTGAGAATGCAATGGCTAAAGTAAAACCAGGTACAAAGTTGAGTAATATTGGTAAAGCTGTACACGCAACAGCACGTCAAAATGATTTAACAGTTATTAAGAACCTAACAGGTCATGGCGTTGGTCAATCATTACATGAAGCACCTAATCATGTCATGAACTATTATGATCCTAAAGATAAAACACTTTTAAAAGAAGGACTTGTGATTGCAGTTGAACCATTTATTTCTTCTAAAGCAACATTTGTGACTGAAGGTAAAAATGAATGGGCATTTGAAACAAGAGATAAAAGTTACGTTGCACAAATAGAACATACTGTCATTGTCACAAAAGAAGGCCCTTTATTAACAACTAAAATTGAAGATTAA